The Antarcticibacterium flavum genome contains the following window.
GCCCACAACCGGGAAGAGGAAGAAAGCAAAGTCTTGAGAAAGGTATATAATGAATTTAAGCCTCATTATTGCTTTAATCTGCACGACCAACGTACTATTTTTAGTGCCGGCCAAAACCCTTACCTGCTACTATTTCGTTTTTAACTCCGCAATGAATGAGGAGAGGAGCGTCACGCCTTCAAGGAAAGCATCTATGAAAGTGATTGTAGCGATGAATGAGCGACTTCAGGAAAAATCCCCGGAATGGTTGGCAGGTACAGCGATGCTTTTAATATTAACTGCACAGGCGATACGTTTCAATCGCTCGATGTTCCCACCATCCTGTTTGAAGCAGGACATTATTATAATGACTACGAGCGGGAAAAGGTCCGGGAGTTTCTTGTACAGGCTTTAATTACTGCCCTGGAGGTCATTGCTGCAAAAAGATAAACACTAAAAGTGAGGAGGATTATTTCAATATACCTCAAAATGAGAAGCTGTTCTTTGATGTTATTTTAC
Protein-coding sequences here:
- a CDS encoding M14 family metallopeptidase, with amino-acid sequence MLNPDGARAYTRVNSRGVDLNRDAHNREEEESKVLRKVYNEFKPHYCFNLHDQRTIFSAGQNPYLLLFRF
- a CDS encoding M14 family metallopeptidase is translated as MVGRYSDAFNINCTGDTFQSLDVPTILFEAGHYYNDYEREKVREFLVQALITALEVIAAKR